Below is a genomic region from Desulfobacter sp..
GTTCTGCCCCAAGTGCAGATCCCGTCTTGTCCGCTGTTATGAGGAGACCAGAACGGCCTGCTGATACAAAAGGTTTTTCCCGGCCAGGCCCGCGCTTGAGCGGTTGCTCAAATTTCTTTGTTACCTTGTTTTTTTATCTTGCCCGAGACCGGGCGTTTCTTTGATCCTTTTTCTTCTTATTTTGTCAGGATTTTTTACAGGATGTTAATTTCGGATGCGTTTAAGGCTTTTTGACCCCGGCTGAAATCGCTTTACATTCAGTATCAGGTCCCCTGGCCCCTTAACCCGCATATTTCACAAAGCGTTTTTGCCTTAATGGCAAGGCACAGACCGAGAAGCCGTAGTCCTTTACTGCGAGGGGACTGTAACCCAGCAGATGAGGTAAAACGCTTTGCCCGGAGGGTGAGGTTTTGTATAATGGAAAACGACTTAAAAATGACACAACCGATTGTAATAATATAACTTTTTGGCAAAACGCTTAAAATTTCATGAAATATTCGGGTTAAATTTGCCGTGGCATATATTTTGAAGATAAGTCTTTGACAGCAAAGATGATTTTCATCCCCCAAGGCATGATCGAGGAAAAGGAGAATATGATGAGTACTGCGAATTTAGCCAGAATGTTCGATCCTGGAACCATTGCCGTGATCGGCGCCAGTGAGAAAAAAGGCCGGGTGGGTCAGGCCATCGTCCAGAACCTGATTACCCATACCTTTGAAAAAGATATTTTTCCTGTGAACCCCAACTATTCAAACATTATGGGCATACCTGCATTGGCAAAGGTTCAGCAGATTCCCAAGGATATTGATCTTGCCATCATTGCCACCCCCATCAGCCAGGTTCCCAAGATCATTGCGGCCTGCGGGGAAAAAAATGCAGCCGGCGCTGTGATTGTCTCGGCCGGGGGAAAGGAGACAGGGCCTAAGGGAAGGGCGATTGAAGAAAAGATAAAGGGTGCGGCCATTGAGGCGGGCATGAGGATCATCGGGCCCAACTGCGTGGGCATTGCAAATACCCTGAACGGGTTGAACGCCAGTTTCATGCATTTGTTCCCCCCTGCCGGGCGGATTGCCTTTTTGTCCCAGAGTGGGGCTGTCTGTACCTCTGTATTGGATCTTGCCCTGGCCGAGAATGTGGGGTTCAGCCATTTTGTAAGTCTTGGATCCATGCTGGATGTTGATTTTGCCGATATGATTGATTTTCTGGGCACCCAGCCCAAGGTTGAAAGCATTGTCATGTATATGGAAAACATGACCCATATCCGGAACTTCATGAGTGCTGCCCGGGCGGTTTCCAGGATAAAACCGATCATTGTCCTTAAATCGGGCAGGTCCCCTGCCGGGGCCAGGGCCGCCGCTTCCCACACCGGGGCCATGGCAGGAGAGGACAGGGTATATGATGCGGCCTTTAAACGGGCGGGCATCCTCAGGGTGGACGAGTTTGACCAATTGTTTGACTGTGCCAGGCTTCTGGCCCGGCAGCAGCGGCCCAGAGGCAAGAACCTTGCCATTATAACCAATGCCGGCGGGCCCGGGGTCATGGCCGTAGACGCCCTGGCCCGGTACGGGCTTGAACCGGCACGCCTGAGCCAGAAGACCATTGAGCGTTTAGACCATGGGCTGGCAAAAGAATGGAGCCGGGCAAATCCCGTGGATATTCTGGGAGATGCCACACCAGAACAATATCTTCGGGCTGCAGAGATCTGCAGCAGGGCCCCTGAGGTGGACGGCCTGCTTTTGCTCTGCTCTCCTGTGGGCACCTTTGACCCTTTGGTTCTGGCAACCCCTTTGGCTGAATGGATAAAAAAAGTTCAATGCCCGGTCTTTACCTCGTGGATCGGGGTCATTCGCATGGACGAGGCCAGGCAGACGTTCAATGAAAACGGCGGGACCACCTTTGACACCCCTGAAAAAGCGGTCCGGGCATTTGCCGGTCTCTACCAATACGGGCGCAATATTGACATGCTTCATGAAATTCCGGTGAGACGGGATAAAAAGCGCAAAATAGATTTCAAAGCCGCCCGGATTATCATTGAGGAGAATCTGGACCGGGATCAGCGGTTTTTAAGTGAAGTCCAGACCAAAGCTTTGCTCGGCTGTTACGGCATTCCGGTGAACCGCACAAAAATGGCCTCAACCCCGGAGCAGGCTGCCCAGGCGGCTTCACAGCTGGGATTTCCCGTGGCACTTAAAATCAGTTCTCCTGACATTGTGCACAAATCAGATGCCGGGGGAGTGGTTTTAAACCTTGTGGACGCAAAAGAGGTACGAGCCGCCTTTGCCCGGATCATGGAAAATACGGCCAAGGCATTTCCTAAGGCCCGTATTGACGGGGTTTGCGTTCAAACCATGGCGCCGATGGGAGATTATGAGATCATTGTGGGGGCAAAAAAGGATGATCAGTTCGGCCCTGTGCTTGTATTTGGCATGGGCGGGGTGATGACAGAGATTTTTCAGGATACCGCCTTGGGCCTGCCCCCTTTAAACCCGGCCCTTGCCAGGGAAGTGATCAATGCCACAAAGATTTCAAAGGCGATCAAGGGGTTTCGGCATTTAAAGGCCGTGAATGCCGAACAGGCAGAGGAAATATTGATCCGGACAGGACGGCTGGTCACGGATTTTCCCCAGATCAAAGAGCTGGATATCAATCCATTGGTGGTTAAGGATGGGAATCTTATGGCCGTGGATGCCAGGATCCGGGTTGAAAAGACCTCTACAATTTCCCCGGATCATTTGATTATCAGCCCTTATCCTGCCTGGCAGGAGGCCTGCTTTAAAACCGTGGATGATGAAAAAATCATCGTCCGGCCTATCCGTCCGGATGATGGCGGGCCCATGATTTCGTTTTTTTCAGATCTTTCCCGGGAAACCGTATATTCCCGGTTTTTTTCTCCCATCAAGCAGTTGTCAAAATCCATGCTGATCAAACTCACCCAGATTGACTATGACCGGGAGGTGGCCCTGGTCGCCTTTGCCCCGGACCTGTCCGGCGATCAGATCATCGGGGCGGCCCGGGTCATTTCCCTGACCGACGGTGAGACCGGGGAGTTTGCCATTGTGCTTGCTGACCCCTGGCAGGGCAAAGGGGTGGGGGCAGGTCTGCTCAAACGCTGCCTTGCCTTTTCACAGCGAGTCGGCCTTAAAACGGTCTATGGCCTGGTCTTGAACGAGAACACCCAGATGCGGAAACTGGGCAAAAAACTGGGGTTTCAAATTAAAAAAGCCCCGGATTCCTGTGATATTGAGTTGAGGATTGATCTTGAAACCCTGGGAGGCCAGGATCAGGGAGTTCATTCTTGATCCCCGGCCGGTTTACTGGT
It encodes:
- a CDS encoding bifunctional acetate--CoA ligase family protein/GNAT family N-acetyltransferase; amino-acid sequence: MSTANLARMFDPGTIAVIGASEKKGRVGQAIVQNLITHTFEKDIFPVNPNYSNIMGIPALAKVQQIPKDIDLAIIATPISQVPKIIAACGEKNAAGAVIVSAGGKETGPKGRAIEEKIKGAAIEAGMRIIGPNCVGIANTLNGLNASFMHLFPPAGRIAFLSQSGAVCTSVLDLALAENVGFSHFVSLGSMLDVDFADMIDFLGTQPKVESIVMYMENMTHIRNFMSAARAVSRIKPIIVLKSGRSPAGARAAASHTGAMAGEDRVYDAAFKRAGILRVDEFDQLFDCARLLARQQRPRGKNLAIITNAGGPGVMAVDALARYGLEPARLSQKTIERLDHGLAKEWSRANPVDILGDATPEQYLRAAEICSRAPEVDGLLLLCSPVGTFDPLVLATPLAEWIKKVQCPVFTSWIGVIRMDEARQTFNENGGTTFDTPEKAVRAFAGLYQYGRNIDMLHEIPVRRDKKRKIDFKAARIIIEENLDRDQRFLSEVQTKALLGCYGIPVNRTKMASTPEQAAQAASQLGFPVALKISSPDIVHKSDAGGVVLNLVDAKEVRAAFARIMENTAKAFPKARIDGVCVQTMAPMGDYEIIVGAKKDDQFGPVLVFGMGGVMTEIFQDTALGLPPLNPALAREVINATKISKAIKGFRHLKAVNAEQAEEILIRTGRLVTDFPQIKELDINPLVVKDGNLMAVDARIRVEKTSTISPDHLIISPYPAWQEACFKTVDDEKIIVRPIRPDDGGPMISFFSDLSRETVYSRFFSPIKQLSKSMLIKLTQIDYDREVALVAFAPDLSGDQIIGAARVISLTDGETGEFAIVLADPWQGKGVGAGLLKRCLAFSQRVGLKTVYGLVLNENTQMRKLGKKLGFQIKKAPDSCDIELRIDLETLGGQDQGVHS